In Gimesia benthica, a single window of DNA contains:
- a CDS encoding DUF1553 domain-containing protein yields the protein MNFKRCALLLFLLLLSSFSAQTGSAEEKKTPVFESDIQPIFSARCGKCHWDKVRKGGLDLSRIEGLHKGGESGESSLAETVDESLLWIMIDGGGMPPDDSPQLTEDELALIRKWLETGAQADKPIQLEEEKLNQHDVLPIVLLRCTACHGAELKRGGLDLRTPASMQKGGEHGPAFVAGKPEESLMIKRIESQACPPRELLLKFFVRRPPESEVEKLKNWIAAGAPVADIAPDVATTGPDPLVTAEDREHWAFQPPQAPQGVKSIDELIQKQLKAHELDFSPEADRDTLIRRAYVDLIGMPPAVEEWKYWRTSDDPHWYQTMIDQLLASPHYGERWGRYWLDVAGYADSEGGVSSDPLRAVAWKYRDYVIDAFNKDKPYDRFLLEQIAGDELIDVQKAPEVTQEMVDNLVATGFLRMGIDQTGSRTMNFVPERLGVIDDAINVMGSGVMGLTMECARCHSHKYDPIPHRDYYRFKAVFQGALDEYDWLTFKNRSLELGTPEQKQRVKQTNPVLNKELKQLAAQRRKVEADLQLELLKQHYPEQSEEDRQKTLRALKIADNNRTQEQRILVEKLRTAELMPETACNDAVQAAKQRLKETDQETARVQAKMEPPLTIRALWDRGRPSPTYILRRREHAQPGELVGPGAPAVLDPPGTPFVVKPPFPEGTPKTGRRLALARWLTRDDHPLTARVMVNRIWYHHFGTGLVKSLENFGVKGERPSHPELLDWLAVRFVEEGWSIKELHRLIMNSRTYRQSSQITDAIQKHDPQNRLLSHFPLRRMNAEALRDSLLFISGKLDDDAGGPPDSVSVDQNGLVSANATAEGGWRRSIYLQYRRTQIPTMLDTFDYPEMGPNCVTRSISTVSPQSLMLMNNERVRDLAVAFADRVQQTLAKQNLDSPAARVELVYEMALCRPPSETERKLGVATLKELETSWNENSQAALETYCHTILNSAAFLYID from the coding sequence ATGAATTTCAAGCGATGTGCTCTACTCCTGTTTCTGCTCCTGCTGAGCTCATTTTCTGCACAAACCGGATCCGCTGAGGAGAAAAAAACGCCCGTTTTCGAATCGGACATTCAGCCCATTTTTTCCGCCAGGTGCGGCAAATGTCACTGGGATAAGGTCCGTAAGGGGGGACTGGATCTCTCCCGCATCGAAGGCCTGCATAAAGGGGGCGAATCGGGGGAATCATCGCTGGCGGAAACTGTCGATGAGAGCCTGTTGTGGATCATGATCGATGGAGGCGGCATGCCTCCCGATGATTCACCACAGTTGACTGAAGACGAGCTGGCGCTGATCCGCAAATGGCTTGAAACGGGAGCCCAGGCAGACAAGCCGATTCAACTGGAAGAGGAGAAGCTCAACCAGCACGATGTGCTGCCGATTGTCTTGCTGCGGTGCACCGCCTGTCATGGCGCGGAACTCAAACGGGGCGGCCTCGATCTGCGCACGCCGGCCAGCATGCAGAAAGGGGGCGAACATGGCCCCGCTTTTGTCGCAGGCAAACCGGAAGAAAGCCTGATGATCAAGCGGATTGAAAGCCAGGCCTGTCCGCCGCGTGAACTGCTGCTGAAATTCTTTGTCCGCCGACCTCCGGAATCGGAAGTCGAGAAACTGAAGAACTGGATTGCCGCCGGTGCTCCGGTGGCTGATATCGCTCCCGACGTCGCCACCACGGGACCGGATCCCCTGGTGACTGCAGAAGATCGCGAGCACTGGGCCTTTCAACCACCCCAAGCACCGCAAGGTGTGAAGTCCATCGATGAGTTGATCCAGAAACAACTCAAGGCACACGAACTGGATTTCTCCCCGGAAGCGGACCGCGACACTTTAATTCGCCGTGCCTATGTCGATCTGATCGGCATGCCCCCTGCCGTTGAAGAATGGAAGTACTGGCGAACCAGCGACGATCCGCACTGGTATCAGACAATGATCGATCAGTTACTGGCGTCACCCCACTATGGAGAACGCTGGGGACGTTACTGGCTGGATGTCGCCGGCTATGCTGATTCTGAAGGGGGTGTCTCCTCGGATCCGCTGCGGGCCGTCGCCTGGAAGTACCGCGATTACGTCATCGACGCCTTCAACAAAGACAAACCTTATGATCGCTTTCTGCTGGAACAGATTGCCGGCGATGAACTGATCGACGTGCAGAAAGCTCCTGAAGTCACCCAGGAAATGGTCGACAATCTTGTCGCTACCGGATTCCTGCGAATGGGGATCGACCAGACCGGTTCCCGCACGATGAACTTCGTCCCGGAGCGGCTGGGAGTGATCGACGACGCGATTAACGTCATGGGCTCAGGTGTCATGGGGCTGACCATGGAATGTGCCCGCTGTCATTCGCATAAGTATGATCCGATTCCCCACCGGGATTATTACCGGTTCAAAGCGGTTTTCCAGGGAGCACTGGACGAATACGACTGGCTCACATTCAAGAATCGTTCGTTGGAACTGGGCACCCCGGAACAGAAACAACGGGTCAAACAGACCAATCCGGTCCTCAACAAAGAGCTGAAGCAGCTCGCCGCCCAGCGCAGAAAGGTGGAAGCAGATCTGCAGCTGGAACTGCTCAAGCAGCATTATCCGGAGCAGAGTGAAGAGGATCGCCAGAAAACGCTGCGGGCCCTGAAAATCGCCGATAACAACCGGACGCAGGAACAGCGAATTCTGGTCGAAAAGCTGAGAACCGCGGAACTCATGCCGGAAACAGCCTGTAATGACGCAGTGCAGGCGGCTAAACAGCGACTAAAGGAGACCGATCAGGAAACAGCACGCGTACAGGCGAAGATGGAACCGCCTTTGACGATTCGTGCACTCTGGGATCGCGGACGCCCTTCCCCCACGTATATCCTGAGACGCAGAGAACACGCGCAGCCGGGTGAACTGGTTGGTCCGGGTGCACCTGCCGTGCTGGATCCGCCGGGAACGCCGTTCGTCGTCAAGCCCCCCTTCCCCGAGGGCACTCCGAAAACCGGTCGTCGTCTGGCACTGGCCCGCTGGTTGACGCGGGACGATCATCCGCTGACCGCGCGGGTTATGGTAAACCGCATCTGGTATCATCATTTCGGAACCGGCCTGGTCAAATCACTGGAGAATTTCGGCGTCAAAGGGGAACGTCCTTCGCATCCCGAACTGCTGGACTGGCTGGCCGTCCGCTTCGTCGAAGAGGGTTGGAGCATCAAAGAGCTGCACCGCCTGATTATGAACTCCCGAACCTATCGCCAGTCGAGTCAGATTACTGACGCGATTCAGAAACACGATCCGCAGAATCGCCTGCTGTCACATTTCCCGCTGCGGCGGATGAATGCGGAAGCACTCCGCGATTCCCTGCTGTTTATCTCGGGAAAACTGGACGATGATGCCGGCGGTCCTCCCGATTCGGTCAGCGTCGATCAGAATGGTCTGGTGAGCGCAAACGCGACCGCCGAGGGGGGCTGGAGACGCAGTATCTATCTGCAATATCGACGGACCCAGATCCCGACGATGCTGGACACCTTCGATTATCCCGAAATGGGTCCCAACTGTGTCACACGGAGTATTTCTACGGTATCACCCCAGTCACTGATGCTGATGAACAATGAACGAGTCCGCGACCTGGCGGTGGCCTTTGCGGACCGGGTTCAGCAGACACTGGCGAAACAGAACCTGGACTCCCCTGCAGCCCGCGTTGAGCTGGTTTACGAAATGGCTCTGTGTCGTCCCCCCAGTGAAACTGAACGTAAACTGGGGGTTGCGACTCTCAAGGAACTGGAGACCAGCTGGAACGAAAATTCCCAGGCGGCCCTGGAGACGTATTGTCATACGATCCTGAATTCCGCTGCATTTCTTTATATTGACTAG
- a CDS encoding DUF1501 domain-containing protein — translation MWIKPQQKESLSQQPEVSAAAPLFSRRQFLQTAGGGFSGMALLAMLAGETKAEPHYPARAKRVIQIFCPGGMSHVDTFDYKPALEKRAGQPFDPDGKLQFFASKPGNCQPGFWKFKRHGESGLWMSDLFPKLANCIDDMSFIYSMHSKTALHGPACFMMNTGFTLPGFPSMGAWVTYGLGSEAEDLPAFVVLPDPRGLPPGGIINWGAGFLPAVHQATTLDTSNPRQPIADLFPPDEFAAQTKQSEQPGLDFLQKLNRLHQQPRSGNSELDARIKAYEMAARLQLSAPEVTDLASETTATRDLYDVDHPEIGPFGRQCLLARRLAERGVRFVQIYCGAENTTAKKIRPNWDSHEDLVRDHGYWGAVLDTGAAALLQDLKQRGMLEDTLVICTTEFGRQPAGQGKQSKGRDHNAGAFTSWLAGGGIKGGVGYGATDELGFKAVDSPAYSYDLHATALHLLGIDHTKLTFYHNGIERRLTDVHGHVIQELLS, via the coding sequence ATGTGGATTAAACCTCAACAGAAAGAGTCGCTGTCGCAGCAGCCAGAAGTGTCAGCAGCCGCGCCGCTGTTCTCGCGTCGTCAATTTCTGCAGACTGCGGGGGGCGGCTTCAGTGGCATGGCCTTACTGGCGATGCTGGCCGGTGAAACGAAGGCTGAACCGCACTATCCTGCACGGGCGAAACGCGTGATTCAGATTTTCTGTCCGGGCGGAATGAGCCATGTTGACACCTTCGATTATAAACCGGCGCTGGAGAAACGGGCGGGACAGCCCTTTGACCCGGACGGCAAGCTGCAGTTCTTCGCGTCGAAACCGGGCAACTGTCAGCCTGGTTTCTGGAAATTCAAACGGCATGGGGAATCGGGCCTCTGGATGAGTGATCTGTTTCCCAAGCTGGCCAACTGCATCGATGATATGTCGTTCATTTATTCCATGCACAGCAAAACGGCCCTGCATGGCCCCGCCTGTTTCATGATGAATACGGGGTTCACGCTGCCCGGCTTTCCCAGCATGGGAGCCTGGGTGACTTACGGACTGGGCAGTGAGGCGGAAGATCTGCCCGCATTCGTCGTACTGCCCGATCCACGGGGACTGCCGCCCGGGGGCATCATCAACTGGGGAGCCGGATTTCTGCCCGCGGTGCACCAGGCGACCACACTCGATACATCCAATCCCCGGCAGCCGATTGCGGACCTCTTTCCGCCGGACGAGTTCGCTGCGCAGACAAAACAGAGTGAACAGCCGGGACTCGACTTTCTCCAGAAACTGAATCGCCTGCATCAGCAGCCCCGCTCCGGGAACAGCGAACTGGATGCGCGGATCAAGGCGTATGAGATGGCAGCCCGCCTGCAGTTAAGTGCACCGGAAGTCACCGACCTCGCCTCCGAGACGACCGCGACCCGCGACCTGTATGATGTCGATCATCCCGAAATCGGTCCCTTCGGACGACAGTGCCTGCTGGCGCGGAGACTGGCGGAACGGGGTGTGCGGTTCGTGCAGATTTACTGCGGTGCGGAGAACACGACAGCCAAAAAAATTCGTCCGAACTGGGACAGCCACGAAGACCTGGTCCGCGACCACGGCTACTGGGGCGCGGTGCTCGATACCGGAGCCGCAGCGTTGCTGCAGGATCTGAAACAGCGGGGCATGCTGGAGGACACGCTCGTCATTTGTACCACCGAGTTTGGTCGACAACCGGCGGGCCAGGGAAAACAGAGTAAGGGGCGCGACCATAACGCGGGCGCTTTCACATCCTGGCTGGCGGGAGGTGGCATCAAAGGGGGCGTCGGTTATGGGGCCACCGATGAGTTGGGCTTCAAAGCGGTCGACTCGCCGGCCTACAGCTATGATCTGCACGCCACGGCCCTGCATCTGTTGGGGATCGATCACACGAAACTGACGTTTTATCATAACGGAATCGAACGCCGCCTGACCGACGTGCATGGTCACGTCATTCAGGAACTGCTGTCCTGA
- a CDS encoding DUF1553 domain-containing protein → MALRRSPLLFLLFWLSLVSTDLAAKDHPLDFKTDIAPLFADHCVRCHSPDNTKGGVSLAGVQDLLDNGYLTPGKPDESYLLELVTSQEGKPPAMPQEASPLSDKQVALLTRWIREGAVWPKEVVVKQKSKADTSWWSLQPLKEDFAAIKPASAERGLTIDDFIRQKLAAEQLTLSPAADRRTLIRRLAFDLHGLPPDPAAVEAFVNDPDPRAYEKLVDRMLASPRYGERMAQHWLDLAHYADTHGFERDKRRDNAWRYRDYVITAFNADKPYTRFLQEQIAGDVLWPDDEQATIATGFLAAGPWDFVGQVETKSDVLRRSARSLDLDDMATQVMTACMGITINCARCHDHKLDPITQKEYYQLRAVFVGVKRAERVVSQSAIKEYESRKQELTAQLNDIDYRISKLEGTGLDLADIVGGGNGLGTGAFRQGIDARTAKVQTRDFGALGNVQTNRFVASEFDFVDGVFIPDGQAGNANIIVSSTGTTITGLPQTSGKAWDMIRNGPVASQHSPELGGIDFTAAGHSLLGLHANSGITFDLQKIRQSTQLAELKFTTKLGYFGASGPFQADVRVFVDGEEVAKYTQLKREAGLQQLDIDLPSSARFLTLIATDGGNGYSHDQVGFGDPRLVSAVARKIEPAEKQELAQLQDQRKQVAARLKSLGSPPRFYGVVKNEKMPEVHLLVRGNPEAPAEEVLAPAALASLQMLEPELGSTKSSQGERRAALAKWITHPDNPLTKRVIVNRLWLWHFGQGIVKTPSDFGYGGGRPSHPELLDWLAGELQRQNGSLKAMQRLILLSDTYRQQSRAEADQRGYKVDADNRLLWHQNPRRREAEAIRDAVLFVSGKLNPQRGGPGFEDFQYQDAYAPIYTYVTADKPELWRRSIYRYRVRTTPNRFLTTLDCPDPANLTARRLTTTTPLQSLALYNNDFMLRQARYFAERIKEEAGSQTDAQVQRAFQLALGRKPTTQEATLASEFVTQQDLFALCRSLLNSNEFVYVD, encoded by the coding sequence ATGGCACTCCGACGGTCCCCCCTGCTCTTTCTACTGTTCTGGCTGAGTCTCGTCTCGACCGATCTGGCTGCGAAGGACCATCCCCTCGACTTCAAAACCGACATCGCCCCGCTGTTCGCCGACCACTGTGTCCGCTGCCATTCACCTGATAATACCAAAGGGGGCGTATCACTGGCCGGCGTTCAGGATCTGCTGGACAACGGGTATCTGACTCCGGGAAAGCCGGACGAGAGCTATCTGCTGGAACTGGTCACCTCCCAGGAAGGGAAGCCGCCTGCCATGCCTCAGGAAGCGTCCCCGCTGTCGGACAAGCAGGTCGCGCTGCTCACCCGCTGGATACGCGAAGGCGCTGTCTGGCCCAAAGAAGTGGTGGTCAAACAGAAATCCAAGGCCGATACCAGCTGGTGGTCTCTACAGCCCCTGAAAGAGGATTTTGCCGCAATCAAACCGGCGTCTGCTGAACGGGGACTGACCATCGATGATTTCATCCGTCAGAAACTGGCTGCAGAACAGCTGACATTGAGCCCCGCTGCTGATCGCCGCACACTGATCCGCCGTCTGGCCTTTGACCTGCATGGGCTCCCCCCGGACCCGGCCGCTGTGGAAGCGTTTGTTAATGATCCCGATCCACGGGCCTATGAGAAGCTGGTCGATCGCATGCTGGCTTCGCCCCGGTATGGGGAACGCATGGCACAGCACTGGCTCGACCTGGCACATTACGCGGACACGCATGGCTTTGAGCGGGATAAACGCCGCGACAATGCCTGGCGTTACCGGGACTATGTGATAACCGCCTTCAATGCGGACAAACCGTATACCCGTTTTCTGCAGGAACAGATCGCCGGCGATGTACTCTGGCCCGATGACGAACAGGCCACGATCGCCACCGGCTTCCTGGCTGCGGGCCCGTGGGACTTTGTGGGGCAGGTCGAAACCAAAAGCGATGTTCTGCGTCGCTCCGCCCGTTCGCTGGACCTGGATGATATGGCGACGCAGGTCATGACGGCCTGCATGGGGATCACCATTAACTGTGCCCGCTGTCATGATCACAAGCTGGATCCGATCACACAGAAAGAGTATTACCAGTTGCGTGCGGTCTTCGTGGGTGTCAAACGAGCCGAACGCGTCGTCAGCCAATCCGCAATCAAGGAATATGAGAGCAGAAAACAGGAGCTGACAGCTCAGCTCAACGACATTGATTACCGGATCAGCAAACTGGAAGGGACCGGGCTGGATCTGGCGGACATCGTCGGTGGAGGCAACGGCCTGGGGACGGGGGCCTTTCGCCAGGGGATCGACGCCCGCACCGCGAAAGTCCAGACCCGCGACTTCGGGGCACTGGGCAATGTGCAGACCAACCGGTTTGTCGCATCAGAGTTCGATTTCGTCGACGGCGTCTTCATCCCTGACGGGCAGGCAGGGAACGCGAATATCATTGTGAGCTCAACCGGTACGACGATTACGGGGCTGCCCCAGACCTCGGGCAAAGCGTGGGACATGATCCGTAACGGCCCGGTCGCCAGTCAGCATTCTCCCGAACTGGGCGGAATCGACTTTACCGCAGCAGGACACAGCCTGCTGGGCCTGCATGCGAATTCCGGGATCACGTTTGACCTGCAGAAAATACGCCAGTCCACGCAACTGGCTGAGCTGAAATTCACCACGAAACTGGGTTACTTTGGTGCCAGCGGTCCGTTTCAGGCGGATGTGCGGGTCTTTGTGGATGGTGAAGAAGTCGCGAAGTATACGCAACTCAAACGGGAAGCAGGCCTGCAGCAACTTGACATCGACCTGCCCTCGTCAGCCCGCTTCCTGACACTGATCGCAACCGATGGCGGCAACGGCTACAGCCATGATCAGGTCGGTTTTGGCGATCCCCGTCTGGTCTCAGCGGTGGCTCGCAAAATTGAACCGGCAGAGAAACAGGAACTGGCCCAACTCCAGGATCAGCGGAAGCAGGTGGCAGCTCGGTTGAAGTCACTGGGTTCTCCGCCCCGTTTCTATGGCGTCGTCAAAAATGAGAAAATGCCGGAAGTACATCTGCTGGTGCGTGGCAATCCAGAAGCGCCTGCTGAAGAGGTACTGGCTCCCGCTGCTCTCGCATCTCTGCAGATGCTTGAGCCTGAACTGGGATCAACCAAGAGCAGTCAAGGCGAACGCCGTGCCGCACTGGCGAAATGGATTACGCATCCCGATAATCCCCTGACTAAGCGGGTGATCGTGAATCGGCTCTGGCTCTGGCACTTTGGTCAGGGCATTGTGAAAACGCCGAGTGACTTCGGTTATGGCGGGGGACGTCCTTCTCATCCGGAACTGCTTGACTGGCTGGCAGGCGAACTGCAGCGACAGAACGGTTCATTAAAAGCGATGCAGCGGCTGATTCTGTTAAGCGACACTTATCGACAACAGTCGCGAGCGGAAGCCGATCAGCGTGGTTACAAAGTGGATGCAGACAACCGTCTGCTCTGGCACCAGAACCCGCGACGCAGAGAAGCCGAAGCGATTCGCGATGCGGTGCTGTTTGTGAGTGGCAAACTGAATCCGCAACGGGGCGGTCCCGGATTTGAAGATTTTCAATACCAGGACGCGTACGCGCCGATCTACACGTATGTGACTGCGGACAAACCTGAACTGTGGCGACGCAGCATCTACCGTTATCGCGTACGGACGACTCCGAACCGGTTTCTGACCACTCTCGACTGCCCCGATCCGGCGAACCTCACGGCACGCAGATTGACAACAACCACGCCGCTGCAGTCACTGGCGTTGTATAACAATGATTTCATGTTAAGACAGGCCCGCTATTTCGCCGAACGGATCAAAGAGGAAGCGGGTTCCCAAACCGACGCTCAGGTCCAACGGGCCTTCCAGCTGGCACTGGGGCGAAAGCCGACCACGCAGGAAGCCACGCTGGCCAGTGAGTTCGTTACCCAACAGGACCTGTTTGCCCTCTGTCGTTCCCTCTTGAATTCGAATGAGTTTGTCTATGTGGATTAA
- a CDS encoding sulfite exporter TauE/SafE family protein codes for MAYILIGSLLIGLTLGLLGSGGSAITVPILVYLVGHGTKESIAESMAIVGMISIAAAIPYASSKLIDWRSVVFFGLPGMLGTLAGAWLGGLATETLQLVVFGTILLAAAFVMFRRARGPEGAHESLEPSAQLSPRWKMAAEGIGVGMLTGFVGVGGGFLIVPALVILGKLPMRKAIGTSLVIIVINATVGFVKYEHFLVSHQMSVNWQTILVFTLIGIVGSVVGHKLNAHLNQHVLKTVFAGFLILLGGFVIVHEGSKLVPAAARQARMTTGNNYVLLPSHHRNSTFQHQGDE; via the coding sequence ATGGCATACATTCTGATTGGTTCACTGCTGATTGGCCTGACTCTGGGTCTGCTCGGTTCGGGCGGATCGGCGATTACGGTGCCCATTTTAGTCTATCTCGTGGGACATGGCACCAAGGAATCCATTGCCGAATCCATGGCGATCGTGGGAATGATCTCCATCGCCGCTGCAATCCCTTATGCCAGTTCTAAATTGATCGACTGGCGCAGTGTGGTCTTCTTCGGACTTCCCGGCATGCTGGGAACCCTCGCAGGGGCCTGGCTGGGAGGTCTGGCCACGGAGACGTTGCAGCTGGTAGTCTTTGGCACCATCCTGCTGGCTGCCGCCTTCGTGATGTTTCGCAGAGCGCGCGGACCGGAGGGTGCCCACGAATCTCTTGAGCCCTCTGCGCAGCTGTCACCCCGCTGGAAAATGGCGGCGGAAGGAATCGGCGTCGGAATGCTGACTGGCTTCGTAGGAGTGGGGGGCGGCTTTCTGATTGTTCCCGCGCTGGTCATTCTGGGCAAATTACCCATGCGAAAAGCGATTGGTACGAGCCTGGTCATCATCGTGATTAACGCTACCGTCGGATTCGTCAAGTACGAACACTTTCTGGTCTCACACCAGATGTCCGTCAACTGGCAGACAATTCTCGTCTTCACCTTGATCGGCATCGTCGGCAGTGTCGTGGGGCACAAATTAAATGCCCACCTGAATCAACATGTTTTAAAAACCGTCTTTGCCGGATTTCTGATTCTGCTCGGCGGGTTCGTCATCGTCCATGAAGGCAGCAAACTGGTACCTGCAGCTGCTCGGCAGGCGCGCATGACAACTGGCAACAACTATGTGCTGCTGCCTTCTCACCACAGAAATTCCACCTTTCAGCATCAGGGAGATGAGTGA
- a CDS encoding MBL fold metallo-hydrolase — protein sequence MLLKYFYDQKLAHASYLVGCQKTKEAIVVDPGRDIEQYLEMAQREGVKLTGVAETHIHADYVSGARELAERVGAKLYVSDEGPAEWKYEYADQYETQLLKEGDTFQVGNIRFDVLHTPGHTPESISFLLTDQGGGANEPMGIFTGDFVFVGSIGRPDLLEAAAGVQGSAEVGAKQLYHSAQRFKELPDYLQVWPAHGAGSACGKGLGAIPSSTVGYEKRFNPALQYADETEFVNYILSDQPEAPSYFAVMKRVNKEGPLVLGKVTLPKPLPALQESLVSSTATVIDLSPSSEFATAHVPGTINIPLSMLAAWAGWLVDYDQPVYLIADAADLPEAYRVLHKIGIDRVSGWFERSGEIRSGRATEHYPVKTPAELAPQIESGEVTLFDVRADSEWSQGHVPQAEHRFLGHFPDMISTLECHQPVVVQCRSGARSAIAASLLQAAGIDVINLAGGYQAWETTGLPTTGSSGPISCSTSSAAACSLEKKS from the coding sequence ATGTTATTGAAATACTTTTACGATCAGAAACTGGCCCATGCATCGTATCTGGTGGGCTGTCAGAAAACCAAAGAAGCCATCGTAGTCGATCCGGGACGTGACATCGAACAATACCTCGAGATGGCACAGCGTGAAGGTGTCAAACTGACCGGGGTGGCTGAAACCCATATCCACGCCGATTATGTTTCCGGTGCCCGGGAACTGGCAGAACGCGTGGGAGCGAAGTTGTACGTTTCCGATGAAGGTCCTGCAGAATGGAAGTACGAATACGCGGACCAGTACGAGACACAGTTGTTGAAAGAAGGAGATACTTTCCAGGTCGGGAACATTCGTTTTGACGTCCTGCACACTCCCGGTCATACACCGGAAAGTATCTCCTTCCTGTTGACCGATCAGGGCGGCGGTGCCAATGAACCGATGGGAATCTTCACGGGAGATTTCGTGTTCGTCGGGTCGATTGGACGTCCGGACCTGCTGGAAGCTGCTGCCGGCGTTCAGGGAAGTGCCGAAGTCGGTGCGAAGCAGCTCTATCATTCGGCCCAGCGTTTTAAAGAATTACCCGACTATCTGCAGGTCTGGCCGGCCCATGGTGCGGGCAGTGCCTGCGGCAAGGGACTCGGAGCGATTCCGTCTTCCACCGTTGGTTATGAAAAACGATTCAATCCGGCGCTGCAGTATGCAGACGAAACCGAATTCGTGAACTACATCCTGTCCGATCAGCCCGAAGCACCCAGCTATTTTGCGGTGATGAAACGCGTCAATAAAGAAGGACCGCTGGTGCTCGGCAAGGTCACGCTGCCCAAACCGCTCCCGGCATTGCAGGAGTCGCTGGTCAGTTCCACTGCTACCGTGATCGACCTGTCTCCTTCCAGTGAATTCGCGACAGCACATGTGCCGGGCACAATCAACATCCCGCTGTCGATGCTGGCAGCCTGGGCGGGCTGGCTCGTCGACTACGATCAGCCGGTCTACCTGATCGCAGACGCTGCCGACCTGCCGGAAGCCTATCGCGTATTACACAAGATCGGCATCGATCGCGTCTCCGGCTGGTTCGAACGGAGTGGAGAGATCCGGTCTGGTCGGGCGACGGAACACTATCCCGTGAAAACGCCAGCCGAACTCGCGCCCCAGATCGAGTCTGGCGAGGTAACGCTGTTTGATGTCCGTGCTGACTCGGAATGGAGCCAGGGACATGTTCCCCAGGCCGAACACCGGTTCCTCGGACATTTTCCTGACATGATATCTACCCTGGAATGCCATCAGCCAGTGGTCGTGCAATGCCGTAGTGGGGCTCGCTCTGCAATTGCGGCCAGTCTATTGCAGGCGGCTGGTATTGACGTCATCAACCTGGCTGGTGGCTACCAGGCATGGGAAACCACGGGACTACCCACTACCGGCAGCTCCGGTCCCATCAGTTGTTCTACAAGTTCCGCAGCAGCCTGTTCACTGGAGAAAAAATCATGA
- a CDS encoding NAD(P)/FAD-dependent oxidoreductase, giving the protein MISDVIAETENQAQVQPPSEKVVHHQVVIVGGGSAGITVAAKLTKGWLSDYDVAIIDPSENHYYQPAWTLVGGGTFRKESTRRTEASVIPPKAKWIKDAVVSFEPERNRLKTRDGQTIEYDFLVVSAGIGIKWDAISGLKDALGKEGVCSNYSFESVGSTWENIRDFKGGTAIFTQPETGIKCGGAPQKICYLADDYFRKSGVRDKTQIIFASGSSTIFAVEKYRKTLEKVIDRKNIDTRFNQKLVAISAETKEAIFQHTETGEETTIAYDMIHVTPPMGPPAFIAQSPLADEKGWVDVDKYSLQHVRYPNVFALGDSSNLPTSKTAAAIRKQAPVAVRNLKAAIAGKPLTAKYDGYTSCPLVTGYGKLVLAEFDYDKHPHETFPFDQSKERWSMWVLKKYFLPLLYWKGMLKGRA; this is encoded by the coding sequence ATGATTTCCGATGTGATTGCAGAAACAGAGAATCAGGCACAGGTGCAGCCACCTTCCGAGAAAGTCGTGCATCACCAGGTTGTGATTGTCGGCGGCGGCAGCGCGGGTATTACGGTCGCCGCGAAATTGACCAAAGGCTGGCTCAGTGATTACGACGTGGCCATTATTGACCCGTCGGAGAATCATTATTACCAGCCGGCCTGGACCCTGGTCGGTGGCGGAACCTTTCGCAAGGAAAGCACGCGACGCACCGAAGCCTCCGTGATTCCCCCCAAAGCGAAATGGATTAAAGACGCCGTCGTTTCATTCGAACCAGAGCGGAACCGCCTGAAAACCCGTGATGGACAGACCATTGAATACGATTTCCTCGTGGTCAGTGCAGGCATCGGTATCAAGTGGGATGCGATCTCAGGCCTGAAAGACGCGCTCGGCAAAGAGGGCGTCTGCAGCAACTACTCGTTTGAGTCGGTAGGCAGTACCTGGGAGAATATCCGCGATTTCAAAGGGGGAACCGCAATCTTCACTCAGCCCGAAACCGGCATCAAGTGCGGTGGCGCGCCGCAGAAGATCTGTTATCTCGCGGATGACTATTTCCGTAAATCAGGAGTACGCGATAAAACGCAGATCATCTTCGCCTCGGGCAGCAGTACGATCTTTGCCGTCGAAAAGTATCGAAAAACGCTGGAAAAAGTGATCGATCGCAAAAATATCGATACCCGCTTCAATCAGAAGCTGGTCGCCATCAGTGCTGAGACAAAAGAAGCCATCTTCCAGCATACGGAGACCGGTGAAGAGACCACGATTGCGTACGACATGATTCATGTGACGCCCCCGATGGGGCCACCGGCGTTCATTGCTCAGAGCCCCCTCGCTGACGAAAAGGGCTGGGTGGATGTCGATAAGTACTCGCTGCAGCATGTCCGTTATCCGAATGTATTTGCTCTCGGAGACAGCAGTAATCTGCCGACTTCCAAAACGGCAGCCGCCATCCGCAAACAGGCACCGGTGGCCGTCAGGAACCTGAAAGCGGCCATCGCCGGCAAACCGCTGACGGCGAAGTACGATGGTTATACATCGTGTCCGCTGGTGACCGGGTATGGCAAACTCGTGCTGGCGGAATTCGACTACGACAAACATCCCCATGAAACCTTTCCCTTCGATCAGTCAAAGGAACGCTGGAGCATGTGGGTTCTGAAAAAATACTTTCTCCCCTTGCTCTACTGGAAAGGCATGCTCAAGGGACGGGCGTAA